In Citrus sinensis cultivar Valencia sweet orange chromosome 2, DVS_A1.0, whole genome shotgun sequence, a single genomic region encodes these proteins:
- the LOC102626854 gene encoding uncharacterized protein LOC102626854: MASSLTKRLDTLNPWLRLAQLRFARTESGPPRRRSKSPSFSMTKPNKEKSEWWIVDGEMHEIGDHVPPRERFVIPRDNIPNKRRKQLREQFMRRTRLVLKDSEHEVFCKRYMELYQELRENWERLYWDEGYSKKLAKDHANYDSAEEDDQDFNPYRSGRKPHGGDQTRDQGFPSYNQGDSWEKVHQIKDKFEYDRERRMKDKAFAPMNGGTYSGSHDSNFRNQPFDSQRHFPNNERN, encoded by the exons ATGGCATCTTCGCTAACGAAGCGACTCGACACCTTAAACCCATGGCTACGTTTAGCCCAACTCCGGTTCGCAAGAACGGAATCCGGTCCTCCAAGGCGGCGGTCCAAGTCCCCTAGCTTCTCCATGACGAAACCCAACAAGGAGAAATCAGAGTGGTGGATTGTCGACGGAGAAATGCACGAAATCGGAGATCACGTGCCGCCACGCGAGCGGTTTGTCATCCCCAGAGACAACATCCCCAACAAGCGCCGCAAACAGCTACGCGAGCAGTTCATGCGCCGCACTCGCCTCGTCCTCAAGGATTCG GAGCATGAGGTGTTTTGCAAAAGGTACATGGAGTTGTATCAGGAGTTGAGGGAGAATTGGGAGAGGCTTTATTGGGACGAAGGTTACTCGAAGAAACTAGCTAAGGATCATGCTAATTATGACTCTGCAGAAGAGGATGATCAAGATTTTAACCCATACAG GAGTGGCAGGAAACCTCATGGTGGTGATCAAACGAGG GACCAGGGTTTCCCGAGCTATAATCAAGGTGATTCTTGGGAGAAAGTCCATCAAATTAAGGATAAGTTTGAATATGACAGAGAGAGAAGAATGAAGGACAAAG CATTTGCACCTATGAATGGAGGAACTTATTCAGGTTCACATGATTCAAACTTCCGAAACCAGCCATTTGACTCTCAGAGACACTTTCCCAACAATGAAAGGAATTGA